In a single window of the Fusarium falciforme chromosome 3, complete sequence genome:
- a CDS encoding Glyco-trans-2-like domain-containing protein — MSTPIQEPALKGQEHLMDTPKRFDQDTLAALQEVRGSSSGSTTPDQTRPSSLSFPPRPYMPSRSPSEFKSRSRPASIAASRHSFMGDYDAQDPAMIAKYVSRRATLLGWFDEPIETSVVNGLSLTGVAVKNEGSYVFQPADVDPLLASVVSKLDAEAVMSISSEMLISIIDSIPPTQRSLVSDATGARIPVVPTLEDVTPEMCHYSRACIALQERVVIVWSHDPKAIINVTNHVQREILDMAQTTLEEDPTNGRTPSSFTQRSSSTAPVPTPALVRGGLDEKNEVFQRAVALEENEDENGDVEGAPIRPKLKMHAFKISLAIMLVIITQSLGITKLLNEYYWDGRIARFGLVATIPPLTLFSLFFFIVLVTSLFQLFLPVSNCLKNSRFHSAIKPNPKRHRDYELPHITIQMPVYKEGLKGVIVPTMISVMAAIEYYEQQGGTASVFINDDGMQLIQPDLAEARKAYYRENGIGYTARLPNCKAPKKKGGLLSWFRKSEKPVGDDAEKEWSQMSPQERSNKIGFLRKGKFKKASNMNYGLSFSNRVEDEMVRLTQIECEQRGCTEADLTVDDDDLLYQQALANMLAEDDGRTWAEGNIRIGELILIIDCDTRVPVDSLYYGALEMHESPEVAILQHGSGVMQVVHNTFENGITYFTNVVYTAIKYGVGSGDVSPFVGHNAFLRWKAMQSIAFVDTDGQTKWWSDSHVSEDFDISLRVQMAGMIVRLATYHNGGFKEGVSLTLYDELTRWEKYAYGCNELVFHPFYQWFYKGPVTRLFLRFLWSNMPITSKITITAYIFTYYAIASGLALTTANYIIIGLFPDELDHLYMPSWGIWLSLVVVFNGLGSLAFSMVRHQLKEEVFWRALLQAIKWLPFLIIYFGGISLNCAKALTCHAFSINIEWASTAKEPGPSGFFIGLDKMIESFKYTWLICIALAAMMIYFAVGAPWGYTITPGPHSTAMVAIVPLAIQISSAFFLPLTLGLN; from the exons ATGAGCACTCCGATTCAAGAGCCCGCTCTGAAGGGCCAGGAGCATCTCATGGATACCCCCAAGAGGTTCGACCAAGACACCTTGGCCGCCCTCCAGGAGGTTCGAGGATCGTCGTCAGGTTCCACCACCCCTGACCAAACAAGGCCTTCCAGCCTCTCCTTTCCTCCCCGGCCGTACATGCCCAGCCGATCTCCTTCTGAGTTCAAGTCTCGCTCACGGCCGGCATCAATTGCTGCCTCACGGCACTCCTTCATGGGTGACTATGATGCTCAAGATCCCGCCATG ATTGCCAAGTATGTCTCTCGACGGGCAACTCTCCTTGGATGGTTCGACGAACCCATTGAGACATCCGTCGTCAATGGACTCTCCCTCACCGGCGTTGCTGTCAAGAACGAGGGGAGTTACGTCTTCCAGCCCGCCGATGTCGATCCCCTTCTCGCGTCGGTCGTGTCCAAGCTCGACGCTGAGGCAGTCATGTCCATCTCCTCGGAGATGTTgatcagcatcatcgactcCATCCCCCCTACCCAGAGATCGCTCGTCTCTGATGCAACCGGCGCCCGCATCCCTGTCGTGCCTACGCTTGAGGATGTGACCCCTGAGATGTGCCACTACTCACGTGCCTGCATTGCTCTCCAGGAGCGTGTTGTCATTGTATGGTCACACGACCCaaaggccatcatcaacgtGACCAACCACGTGCAGCGGGAAATTCTCGACATG GCCCAAACCACTCTCGAGGAAGACCCCACCAACGGACGGACCCCTTCGAGCTTCACCCAACGCTCCTCCAGCACTGCACCTGTCCCTACTCCTGCCCTTGTTCGTGGCGGCCTCGATGAGAAGAATGAGGTCTTCCAGCGTGCCGTCGCCCTCGAGGAGAACGAGGATGAGAACGGGGACGTCGAGGGTGCACCCATCCGgcccaagctcaagatgcATGCCTTCAAGATCAGCTTGGCCATCATGTTGGTCATCATCACTCAGTCTTTGGGTATCACCAAG TTGCTGAACGAGTACTACTGGGACGGCCGCATAGCCCGTTTCGGCCTCGTCGCTACCATTCCTCCCCTaaccctcttctccctcttcttcttcatcgttCTCGTCACCAGTCTGTTCCAGCTCTTCCTCCCGGTCAGCAACTGCCTGAAGAACTCGCGCTTCCACTCCGCCATCAAGCCCAACCCCAAGCGGCACCGCGACTATGAGCTGCCTCACATCACAATTCAGATGCCTGTCTACAAGGAAGGTCTGAAGGGTGTGATTGTCCCCACAATGATCAGTGTCATGGCTGCCATCGAGTACTACGAGCAGCAGGGTGGTACTGCCTCTGTCTTCATCAATGACGACGGCATGCAACTCATCCAGCCTGATCTCGCTGAGGCGCGCAAGGCCTACTACCGCGAGAACGGCATCGGCTACACTGCCCGTCTACCCAACTGCAAAgcccccaagaagaagggcggcCTTCTGTCCTGGTTCCGCAAGTCCGAAAAGCCAGTCGGAGATGACGCTGAAAAAGAGTGGTCGCAGATGTCGCCCCAGGAACGCTCCAACAAGATCGGCTTCCTGCGCAAGGGCAAGTTCAAGAAGGCTAGTAACATGAACTACGGTCTTTCCTTTTCCAACCGcgttgaggatgagatggtCCGTTTGACTCAAATCGAGTGCGAACAACGCGGATGCACCGAGGCAGACTTGActgtcgacgacgatgacttGCTGTACCAACAGGCCTTGGCCAACATGCTGGCCGAGGATGATGGACGTACTT GGGCTGAGGGCAACATCCGTATCGGCGAGCTCATCTTGATCATCGACTGTGACACCCGAGTTCCCGTTGATTCTCTCTACTACGGCGCCTTGGAGATGCACGAGAGCCCCGAGGTCGCCATCCTCCAGCACGGATCCGGCGTTATGCAGGTAGTCCACAACACTTTTGAGAACGGCA TCACCTACTTCACCAACGTCGTCTACACAGCCATCAAGTACGGTGTCGGCTCTGGCGATGTTTCTCCCTTCGTGGGTCACAATGCCTTCCTCCGCTGGAAAGCCATGCAGAGCATTGCCTTTGTTGATACTGATGGTCAGACTAAGTGGTGGTCCGACTCTCACGTGTCAGAGGACTTCGATATCAGCCTTCGTGTTCAAATGGCAGGCATGATTGTTCGCCTTGCCACATACCATAACGGCGGCTTCAAGGAAGGCGTCTCTCTCACGCTGTATGATGAGTTGACCCGCTGGGAGAAGTACGCCTATGGCTGCAACGAGCTTGTCTTTCACCCGTT CTACCAATGGTTCTACAAGGGCCCTGTGACTAGACTGTTTCTTCGCTTCCTCTGGAGCAACATGCCCATCACAAGCAAGATCACGATTACTGCCTACATCTTCACCT ACTACGCCATTGCCTCTGGTCTCGCCCTGACAACTGCCAACTACATCATCATTGGACTTTTCCCTGATGAGCTCGACCACCTGTACATGCCTTCTTGGGGCATCTGGCTgtccctcgtcgtcgtcttcaacgGCCTCGGTTCCCTAGCCTTCAGCATGGTCCGTCATCAGTTGAAAGAGGAAGTCTTCTGGCGTGCTCTcctccaggccatcaagtggcttcccttcctcatcatctACTTCGGTGGCATCAGCCTGAACTGCGCCAAGGCTCTCACCTGCCACGCCTTCAGCATTAACATCGAGTGGGCTTCCACCGCCAAGGAGCCCGGACCTAGCGGTTTCTTCATTGGTCTCGACAAGATGATTGAGAGTTTCAAGTACACCTGGCTTATTTGCATTGCCCTGGCGGCTATGATGATTTACTTTGCTGTGGGTGCACCTTGGGGATACACCATCACTCCTGGGCCTCATTCTACTGCCATGGTTGCTATTGTGCCTCTGGCTATTCAGATCTCGAGCGCTTTCTTCTTGCCTCTCACACTTGGCTTGAACTGA
- a CDS encoding Glycoside hydrolase family 16 gives MSGPAPTQTEGLPATVPYPDAAATPPQSSTPALGRGSRVSSYQGQGRSLTSVTIDQKPRRKFKSSRLVGEYEKPWLADWKRETNWDSIIFYTGVLIALCISAYIAWNTVRKIPKNEYCLILDDRFTTLDKNTWSHEIQMNGFGTGSFDWTTDDPSNSYVDEQGLHIVPTLTLQTTKLTEDQMLDKHVVNLTRDGTCTFDNQRLSNLTFNNPCWARSNATSRAMINPVRSARLTTSRKKSIKYGRVEVEAKLPSGDWMWPAIWMMPQDSVYGEWPRSGEIDIMESRGNDAEKYPLGNNIVSSAMHWGTLYDTDAFRLSMGEWGSKRTKYSDNFHTFGLEWNEKYLFTWLDGRLRQIVFFDFTKNKNMWEYGKFAGITVNKTVHRDTWSQTGRSNTPFDQDFYLILNVAVGSTNGWFPDKLGEKPWSDESSAPMRDFWDAKNTWLPSWGEEKDRGMIVRANSTNNRDAGIPGRCNPWLPADNPQDVAG, from the exons ATGTCGGGACCAGCTCCGACGCAGACAGAGGGCCTTCCAGCCACGGTTCCCTACCCAGACGCGGCTGCCACTCCCCCACAGTCCTCGACTCCTGCACTCGGACGTGGTAGCCGAGTCTCATCttaccaaggccaaggccggtCATTGACATCTGTGACGATTGATC AGAAACCTCGCCGGAAATTCAAGTCTTCGCGGCTCGTTGGAGA GTATGAGAAGCCATGGCTCGCCGACTGGAAACGCGAGACGAACTGGGACAGCATCATCTTTTACACTGGTGTCCTCATCGCTCTCT GCATCTCGGCTTACATCGCATGGAACACTGTCCGAAAGATTCCCAAGAACGAATACTGTCTTATTCTCGACGACCGCTTTACAACGTTGGATAAGAATACCTGGAGCCATGAGATTCAGATGAACGGATTCGG AACTGGATCCTTTGACTGGACTACCGACGATCCTTCCAACTCCTACGTCGATGAGCAGGGCCTCCACATCGTCCCGACACTGACCCTCCAGACCACCAAGCTCACTGAGGACCAGATGCTGGACAAGCACGTCGTCAATCTCACTAGAGATGGAACTTGTACATTCGACAACCAGCGCCTCTCCAACCTCACATTCAATAACCCCTGCTGGGCGCGCAGCAACGCCACCAGCCGAGCCATGATCAACCCCGTGCGCTCCGCCCGTCTCACCACGTCGCGCAAGAAGTCCATCAAGTATGGTCGCGTTGAAGTCGAGGCTAAGCTTCCTTCTGGCGATTGGATGTGGCCCGCCATCTGGATGATGCCTCAAGACTCGGTGTATGGCGAGTGGCCTCGAAGCGGCGAGATCGACATTATGGAGTCGCGTGGCAATGATGCTGAAAAATACCCTCTCGGTAATAACATCGTCAGCTCAGCCATGCACTGGGGCACGCTGTACGATACCGATGCATTTCGCCTCAGTATGGGTGAATGGGGTTCCAAGAGGACCAAGTATTCGGACAACTTTCACACGTTTGGTCTTGAATGGAATGAGAAGTACCTTTTTACGTGGCTTGATGGAAGACTTCGT CAAATTGTCTTTTTCGACTttaccaagaacaagaacatgTGGGAATACGGCAAATTTGCCGGCATCACAGTCAACAAGACAGTCCACAGGGATACCTGGAGCCAGACAGGTCGATCCAACACGCCTTTCGACCAAGATTTCTACCTGATTCTCAATGTTGCAGTTGGTTCCACAAACGGCTGGTTCCC GGACAAACTGGGCGAGAAGCCGTGGTCAGATGAGAGTTCTGCGCCTATGCGTGACTTTTGGGATGCCAAGAATACGTGGCTGCCCAGCtggggagaggagaaggaccGTGGCATGATTGTGCG CGCCAACAGCACCAACAACCGGGATGCTGGCATCCCTGGCCGATGCAACCCCTGGTTACCTGCGGACAACCCCCAGGACGTGGCGGGCTGA
- a CDS encoding HET domain-containing protein has translation MSDWCNVCDKLLSLLQVPVGRPSHPEYRIDWDEVLTSPCPYHPKLLATILGVDLKPNAAEDISVLQFQGYDHIQIVATVKSSDGEKQFGSGELQLLSIAQDGRRTDGPGKLVNPQWIQPGLVRLWKEKCLALHGNTCGSDLEFGHGIQPTWVIDVQRQCLVRPLPSDKYVALSYVWGKVPTFMTKLNNVAQLQKPSSLAAGNTDIPIPRTIRDAMSCVQELGERYLWTDSLCIVQDDFALKSTEINNMAAIYSNATLTIIAADGVDADSGLPGLEGLTASRFAEQKIHTLRPGIEVVESIGPSPGLFAEPTKWSTRGWTYQEYVFSQRRLLFEGGWVRWICASDTWCEVGEARDADGAGNLDVQRAISRPVPNLELLNSMINQYNRRDLTYPEDALNGLTGVLNTFTPRFGGGFISGLPAAIFHIAVLWEPFDTLTRRQAATSSHTDVCLPSWSWIGWKGGLAPFAWSPALEFVRSSKIREGARFFDRVKPLVEWSWKKDLKAESNRVNCTWFEYQQKFAETGSDSSPPCPPGWMRHDAKPPSSEEEFIYQGPKPGYPPDYFYKHESEPESEFWYPIPLPDASPLLGTQIVAPFISCQTKRAFAYRGEVITPTYRRGGVVISLRDQTSTWLGALRLHERPTWMDGGSGDISNQPIELVEIALGSVPEDARKWLPYHQVLDEWDHEEKPKNGDVYRYYFVLWVERKGDIAYRRGLGRVEQQLWETQALESIELILG, from the exons ATGTCTGAC TGGTGTAACGTCTGTGACAAGTTGCTAAGTCTGCTTCAAGTGCCAGTTGGTCGCCCTAGCCATCCGGAGTATCGCATAGATTGGGACGAGGTCTTGACCTCTCCATGCCCCTACCATCCAAAGCTGCTTGCCACCATCCTAGGTGTCGACCTAAAGCCTAACGCTGCTGAAGATATATCTGTTCTTCAGTTTCAAGGATATGACCACATCCAAATCGTCGCCACTGTCAAGTCTTCAGATGGTGAGAAGCAATTCGGATCAGGGGAGCTACAGCTGCTTTCGATAGCACAAGATGGTCGACGAACCGATGGCCCAGGGAAACTTGTCAACCCACAATGGATTCAGCCCGGTCTGGTTAGACTATGGAAGGAGAAATGCCTTGCTCTACATGGAAATACTTGCGGGTCGGATTTAGAATTCGGCCATGGAATTCAACCAACATGGGTCATCGACGTTCAGCGTCAATGCCTCGTGCGACCATTGCCCTCCGACAAGTACGTGGCTTTAAGCTATGTATGGGGCAAAGTACCTACTTTCATGACGAAACTCAACAACGTTGCTCAGCTACAGAAGCCCTCGTCGTTGGCTGCTGGCAATACGGACATACCCATCCCAAGAACCATTCGAGACGCCATGAGCTGTGTTCAAGAGCTTGGTGAGCGTTATCTTTGGACGGATTCTTTGTGTATCGTTCAAGATGACTTTGCACTGAAGAGCACCGAGATAAACAACATGGCGGCCATTTACTCTAATGCTACTTTGACGATAATTGCCGCTGACGGAGTCGACGCTGACAGCGGTCTTCCTGGCCTTGAGGGCCTCACTGCATCGAGGTTTGCAGAACAGAAGATTCACACATTACGGCCTGGGATTGAAGTCGTCGAGAGCATCGGACCTTCTCCTGGGCTATTCGCGGAACCCACAAAATGGAGCACGCGCGGATGGACTTATCAAGAGTACGTCTTCTCGCAGCGCAGGCTTCTATTTGAGGGCGGCTGGGTGCGATGGATCTGCGCCAGTGATACCTGGTGTGAGGTTGGAGAGGCGCGCGATGCAGATGGTGCTGGAAATTTGGACGTACAAAGAGCCATCTCCAGGCCTGTTCCGAATCTGGAACTGCTGAACTCCATGATCAATCAGTACAATCGGAGGGATCTGACGTATCCCGAAGATGCCCTGAATGGACTGACTGGCGTTCTAAACACTTTCACGCCCAGGTTTGGCGGGGGATTCATCTCTGGCCTCCCGGCTGCCATATTTCACATAGCAGTCCTGTGGGAGCCCTTTGATACGCTCACTCGTCGACAGGCAGCAACATCTTCACATACCGACGTCTGCTTgccgagctggagctggataGGTTGGAAAGGAGGACTTGCGCCATTTGCCTGGTCGCCGGCCTTGGAGTTTGTGAGATCAAGCAAGATCAGGGAGGGAGCACGTTTCTTTGACAGAGTCAAGCCTCTTGTTGAATGGAGCTGGAAGAAGGACCTAAAAGCAGAAAGCAACCGTGTTAATTGCACTTGGTTCGAATACCAGCAGAAGTTTGCTGAGACAGGTTCAGATTCATcacctccttgtcctccGGGTTGGATGAGACACGACGCCAAACCTCCGTCTTCAGAGGAGGAATTCATCTACCAAGGACCAAAACCGGGTTACCCACCGGATTATTTCTACAAGCACGAATCAGAGCCAGAGTCTGAGTTTTGGTATCCAATCCCATTGCCAGACGCTTCACCTTTGCTGGGAACCCAGATAGTTGCACCGTTCATTTCTTGTCAGACGAAAAGAGCATTCGCATATCGCGGTGAGGTCATCACACCGACGTACAGAAGAGGCGGTGTCGTGATATCGCTCCGTGATCAGACATCTACTTGGCTTGGGGCCCTGCGGCTGCACGAAAGGCCTACATGGATGGACGGAGGTAGTGGTGATATCAGTAACCAACCCATAGAACTGGTCGAGATCGCCCTCGGGTCTGTTCCTGAGGATGCTCGAAAGTGGCTGCCGTATCATCAGGTGCTAGACGAATGGGATCAtgaggagaagccaaagaatgGCGATGTATACAGATATTACTTTGTCTTGTGGGTTGAGAGAAAAGGCGATATTGCGTATAGGAGGGGCCTGGGACGAGTAGAGCAGCAACTCTGGGAGACACAGGCACTAGAGAGTATTGAGTTGATTCTTGGATGA